In one window of Bradysia coprophila strain Holo2 chromosome X unlocalized genomic scaffold, BU_Bcop_v1 contig_44, whole genome shotgun sequence DNA:
- the LOC119070016 gene encoding bile salt-activated lipase-like, which yields MYHNPISFQTKKNRLPISETKMKFIICLFFFVAAFDAVLSVDPPATDAVPATDAVPATDAVPSTDAVPSTDAVPSTDAVPSTDAVPSTDAVPSTDAVPSTDAIPATDAIPATDAIPATDAIQATDAIPTTDAIPATDAIPVPKGLLNALLKLLLGKAPIPDVGDAPIPDIGDAPIPDIGDAPIPDIGDAPIPDIGNAPIADTGDAPIPDAGDAPIPDTGDAPIPDTGDAPIPDASEVPIPEVDETPVPAA from the exons ATGTATCACAATCCAATTTCGTTTCAAACTAAAAAGAATCGCTTACCAATAtccgaaacaaaaatgaagtttatCATTTGTCTGTTTTTCTTTGTCGCCGCTTTCGATGCAGTATTGAGTGTGGATCCACCGGCAACCGATGCCGTACCAGCAACTGACGCTGTCCCAGCAACTGACGCTGTACCATCAACTGACGCTGTACCATCAACTGACGCTGTACCTTCAACTGACGCTGTACCATCAACTGACGCTGTACCATCAACTGACGCTGTACCATCAACTGACGCTGTACCATCAACTGACGCTATTCCAGCAACTGACGCTATTCCAGCAACTGACGCTATTCCAGCAACTGATGCTATTCAAGCAACTGACGCTATTCCAACAACTGACGCTATTCCAGCAACTGACGCTATTCCAGTCCCAAAAGGATTATTGAATGCATTATTAAAACTACTTCTCGGCAAAGCTCCAATTCCTGATGTAGGTGATGCTCCAATTCCTGAC ATTGGTGACGCTCCAATTCCTGACATTGGTGACGCTCCAATTCCTGACATTGGTGACGCTCCGATTCCTGACATTGGTAACGCTCCAATTGCGGATACTGGTGACGCACCGATTCCAGATGCTGGTGACGCACCGATTCCAGATACTGGTGACGCACCGATTCCAGATACTGGTGACGCACCAATTCCTGACGCCAGTGAAGTTCCAATTCCTGAGGTTGATGAGACGCCAGTTCCTGCAGCTTaa
- the LOC119070019 gene encoding guanine nucleotide-binding protein G(s) subunit alpha isoforms XLas-like, with amino-acid sequence MKFIICLFFFVAALDAVLSVDPPATDAVPATDAVQSTDAVPSTDAVPSTDAVPSTDAVPSTDAVPSTDAVPSTDAVPSTDAVPSTDAIPATDAIPATDAIPATDAIPATDAIPATDAIPATDAIPATDAIPATDAIPATDAIPATDAIPATDAIPATDAIPATDAIPATDAIPVPKGLLNALLKLLLGKAPIPDVGDAPIPDISDAPIPDTGDAPIPDTGDAPIPDASGAAIPAIDEAPVPAA; translated from the coding sequence atgaaatttatcatTTGTCTGTTTTTCTTTGTCGCCGCTCTCGATGCAGTATTGAGTGTGGATCCACCGGCAACCGATGCCGTCCCAGCAACTGACGCTGTACAATCAACTGACGCTGTACCATCAACTGACGCTGTACCATCAACTGACGCTGTACCATCAACTGACGCTGTACCATCAACTGACGCTGTACCATCAACTGACGCTGTACCATCAACTGACGCTGTACCATCAACTGACGCTGTACCATCAACTGACGCTATTCCAGCAACTGACGCTATTCCAGCAACTGACGCTATTCCAGCAACTGACGCTATTCCAGCAACTGACGCTATTCCAGCAACTGACGCTATTCCAGCAACTGACGCTATTCCAGCAACTGACGCTATTCCAGCAACTGACGCTATTCCAGCAACTGACGCTATTCCAGCAACTGACGCTATTCCAGCAACTGACGCTATTCCAGCAACTGACGCTATTCCAGCAACTGACGCTATTCCAGCAACTGACGCTATTCCAGTCCCAAAAGGATTATTGAATGCATTATTAAAACTACTCCTCGGCAAAGCTCCAATTCCTGATGTAGGTGATGCTCCAATTCCTGACATTAGTGACGCACCGATTCCAGATACTGGTGACGCACCGATTCCAGACACTGGTGACGCACCAATTCCTGACGCCAGTGGAGCTGCAATTCCTGCGATTGATGAGGCGCCAGTTCCTGCCGCTTag
- the LOC119070020 gene encoding uncharacterized protein LOC119070020, translating to MSALEFLDKMMSMTLSQISNISNRSSNVLDLVFVNEPNDFSICEDRNTIIEKEQQDPSHKPYEINVDYSCNVEVKTIYCYNNGHYDRRDKLFKRKCNGALTLEYEIALKDFNKLNDRLQHDHLIRIQENIKNDPAAFWKFARINGGIDAYPNQMSYGDRVGRTTNEIVDLFAEYFESIYVNDEEPWEFDDAFVASSDSVDIEVYLFDVENAIKSLKLSSGAGPDEIKPRSTRAKYRLQLRYRELYTGTKRKGDRAEVKNYRVVAIQPIAMKVQEMAVKCKTGLVVQPRLSDVQHGFRYKRFIVTNLLNLSVLAYDAIERRCQVDLFYGDFKAAFDKVWIRKLIIKFASFGVGKKTTRWIWQYLVGRTNYVQIEIEKSRIFESPSGVPPKSSLGLLAFTVFIEYQGR from the exons ATGAGTGCATTGGAATTTCTGGACAAAATGATGAGCATGACACtatcacaaatttcaaacataaGCAACAGGTCGTCGAATGTTTTAGATTTGGTGTTTGTGAACGAGCCGAATGATTTCAGTATTTGCGAGGACAGAAATACGATCATTGAGAAAGAACAGCAGGATCCGAGTCACAAGCCGTACGAAATCAATGTTGACTATTCGTGTAATGTGGAGGTGAAAACGATTTACTGCTACAATAATGGACATTATGATCG GCGCGACAAATTGTTCAAACGTAAATGTAATGGTGCATTGACCTTGGAGTATGAAATAGCGCTTAAGGATTTCAATAAACTAAACGATCGATTGCAGCACGACCACCTCATCAGAATTCAGGAAAACATCAAGAATGATCCAGCCGCATTTTGGAAATTTGCCAGAATCAATGGAGGCATCGACGCATATCCGAATCAGATGAGTTATGGTGACAGAGTGGGTAGAACGACGAACGAAATTGTGGATTTGTTTGCGGAGTATTTCGAATCTATTTATGTCAATGATGAAGAACCTTGGGAATTCGACGACGCTTTTGTAGCTTCAAGCGATTCGGTTGATATTGAAGTATATTTGTTTGATGTAGAGAATGCAATAAAATCGTTGAAGTTGAGCAGTGGAGCTGGGCCAGATGAAATTAAACC ACGTTCCACGAGGGCAAAATACCGGCTGCAATTAAGATATCGAGAATTGTATACCGGTACCAAGAGGAAAGGTGATAGGGCGGAAGTTAAAAATTATAGAGTCGTGGCGATTCAACCGATAGCAATGAAAGTGCAAGAAATGGCCGTCAAGTGCAAAACTGGACTAGTGGTTCAACCGCGACTATCAGATGTGCAGCATGGTTTTCGTTACAAAAGATTTATtgtaacaaatttattgaatttgtcAGTACTGGCGTATGATGCAATCGAGCGACGTTGTCAAGTGGACTTATTTTATGGTGACTTTAAGGCAGCATTTGACAAGGTCTGGATACGGAAATTGATAATCAAGTTCGCTTCATTTGGTGTTGGCAAAAAAACAACGAGATGGATTTGGCAATATTTAGTTGGAAGGACAAATTACGTACAAATTGAGATAGAAAAGTCTAGAATCTTCGAGTCACCATCTGGAGTGCCACCGAAAAGTTCACTTGGTCTATTGGCCTTCACCGTATTCATCGAATATCAAGGTCGTTAA
- the LOC119070015 gene encoding uncharacterized protein LOC119070015 isoform X3, protein MESNLKPMDDEMPTICQEKKEELLISDSDDEIQMWVEKPVVIDLTCSYDENTLDCSHAEVVEMESNATDPKVIEIKIDNDVGNLGSCSLQDSVNASTLLQDFINMATSTSCSLRVRTVESLNQDLLKSHAAPLRSTGTSPVNSATSSGDGTATSQSEPKDDTRLAIKKRSMSISSERIDGENHSKKIRLKSCDRFYDATALRDNPKKKYDDRRISAKSINPKSDSFNSERNQQGTRSRRRSRFDTYENSHHSRNHSSLVYPGNTSSTSTHLHAKTCEEDSHSSQMSSSAKSKTNAWTDEDNNAASQKSKHSQLSENQRSSRSSVDDHFHTSDNSRRSRFRSRSPIHQRDTVENGKTSKGYRSRYSSEDKRSSSQNVLHLSPSNTNSNNATRMNKYSGASEIQRSPRTRDNIHWESISLTKDRCRPLTSTLKGFNFLNNVYGTYGIKMNLTWSQNITLHIRGTKLQRTRFRDDLAMFIDNEVVNNGIELSASASNGSDLQSLAFNRFDPNLPRSKDRLIKKIEHNLDLLQTYLGNAEALFVDITTNENKQTKISMKQANRSRKDLNIILMGQAGLRDGPKHLAEIKRLLKTLKNIDGDVINKAFIATITLHFNYIFSSYQHDNYPALIAEYKKSLKTNFSTNGPTEASNSSDGPAQVPANMPNEGAHQTATSDSTEASNSSDGPAQVPANIPIEGAHQAVTSDSTEALNSSDGPAQVPVNIPIEGTHQTATSDSTEASNKIYGPAQVPVNMPIESAHQTVTSDSTEASNSSDGPAQVPANIPIEGAHQAVTSDSTEALNSSDAHRTTTNYTIDSSTQPSIEGAQQVVAGN, encoded by the exons atGGAGAGCAATTTGAAACCGATGGATGATGAAATGCCCACGATTTGTCAGGAGAAAAAGGAAGAACTTTTGATATCAGATAGTGATGATGAGATTCAAATGTGGGTTGAAAAGCCAGTCGTCATTGATCTTACCTGTAGTTATGACGAAAACACACTGGATTGTAGTCATGCCGAAGTGGTAGAAATGGAAAGTAATGCAACTGATCCGAAAGTCATTGAAATTAAGATCGACAACGATGTGGGTAACCTTGGAAGTTGTTCTCTTCAAGATTCGGTGAACGCGTCTACTTTGCTACAGGACTTTATTAACATGGCTACTTCGACGTCATGCTCTTTGCGTGTTCGTACTGTTGAATCGCTTAATCAAGATCTTCTGAAATCTCATGCTGCTCCACTTCGCTCAACTGGTACATCGCCGGTCAATAGTGCCACTTCGTCTGGTGATGGGACTGCTACTTCACAATCTGAGCCGAAAGATGATACTCGTCTTGCAATCAAAAAACGTTCAATGTCGATTTCGTCTGAACGTATCGACGGCGAGAATCATAGCAAGAAAATTAGATTGAAATCGTGCGATCGATTCTATGATGCCACTGCTTTGAGAGACAATCCTAAGAAAAAATATGATGATCGTCGAATATCCGCGAAATCAATCAATCCAAAATCAGATTCGTTTAATTCAGAG AGAAACCAGCAAGGTACTCGTAGCCGTCGTCGTAGTCGTTTT GAT ACTTACGAAAATTCTCATCACTCCCGCAATCACTCATCTCTAGTGTATCCAGGAAACACTAGCTCTACTTCGACGCATCTACACGCAAAGACATGTGAGGAAGATTCTCACTCTAGCCAGATGTCGTCTTCAGCTAAATCAAAGACCAATGCGTGGACAGACGAAGATAACAACGCTGCCAGTCAAAAGAGCAAACATTCTCAATTATCGGAGAATCAGCGATCGTCTCGCTCATCAGTCGACGACCATTTTCATACTTCTGATAACTCACGTCGCTCCCGTTTTCGCTCACGCTCCCCCATTCACCAGCGAGACActgtggaaaatggaaaaacctCAAAAGGATATCGTTCGCGATATTCTAGTGAGGACAAAAGAAGTAGTTCCCAAAACGTATTGCATCTGAGCCCAAGTAACACCAATAGCAACAATGCCACTCGAATGAACAAATATTCTGGAGCATCGGAAATTCAACGATCTCCTCGCACACGTGATAATATCCACTGGGAATCAATTTCATTAACAAAAGACAGATGCCGACCGTTAACATCAACTTTAAAGGgtttcaactttttaaataACGTTTACGGTACTTATGGTATTAAAATGAACCTGACTTGGTCGCAAAACATCACATTGCATATTCGGGGCACCAAACTTCAACGGACTAGATTCCGAGATGATTTAGCCATGTTTATCGATAATGAAGTTGTAAATAATGGCATCGAATTGTCGGCATCTGCTAGTAATGGCTCCGATCTGCAATCTCTAGCATTCAATAGATTCGATCCGAACTTGCCACGATCTAAAGACAGACTGATCAAAAAGATCGAACATAACTTGGATTTGCTGCAAACTTATCTGGGCAATGCTGAAGCTCTATTCGTTGATATTACGACcaacgaaaacaaacaaacgaagATCTCAATGAAGCAAGCCAATCGTTCACGAAAAGACTTGAACATTATTTTGATGGGACAAGCTGGCCTTCGAGATGGACCAAAGCATCTGGCTGAAATAAAACGATTGTTGAAGACTTTGAAGAATATTGATGGGGATGTCATAAACAAGGCATTCATTGCCACAATCACACTGCATTTCAACTACATATTTTCATCATACCAACACGACAACTATCCTGCGCTCATAGCAGAATACAAGAAGTCgctgaaaacaaatttttccacaaatgGCCCGACGGAAGCATCGAACAGCAGTGATGGACCAGCTCAAGTTCCGGCGAATATGCCGAATGAAGGTGCTCATCAAACGGCCACAAGTGACTCGACTGAAGCATCGAACAGCAGTGATGGACCAGCTCAAGTTCCGGCGAATATTCCGATTGAAGGTGCTCATCAAGCGGTCACAAGTGACTCGACTGAAGCATTGAACAGCAGTGATGGACCAGCTCAAGTTCCGGTGAATATACCGATTGAAGGTACTCATCAAACGGCCACAAGTGACTCGACTGAAGCATCGAACAAAATCTATGGACCAGCTCAAGTACCGGTGAATATGCCGATTGAAAGTGCTCATCAAACTGTCACAAGTGACTCGACTGAAGCATCGAACAGCAGTGATGGACCAGCTCAAGTTCCGGCGAATATTCCGATTGAAGGTGCTCATCAAGCGGTCACAAGTGACTCGACTGAAGCATTGAACAGCAGTGA TGCTCATCGAACAACAACGAACTACACTATAGATTCTTCGACCCAACCATCGATCGAAGGCGCACAACAAGTTGTTGCAGGCAATTAG
- the LOC119070015 gene encoding uncharacterized protein LOC119070015 isoform X2, producing the protein MESNLKPMDDEMPTICQEKKEELLISDSDDEIQMWVEKPVVIDLTCSYDENTLDCSHAEVVEMESNATDPKVIEIKIDNDVGNLGSCSLQDSVNASTLLQDFINMATSTSCSLRVRTVESLNQDLLKSHAAPLRSTGTSPVNSATSSGDGTATSQSEPKDDTRLAIKKRSMSISSERIDGENHSKKIRLKSCDRFYDATALRDNPKKKYDDRRISAKSINPKSDSFNSERNQQGTRSRRRSRFTYENSHHSRNHSSLVYPGNTSSTSTHLHAKTCEEDSHSSQMSSSAKSKTNAWTDEDNNAASQKSKHSQLSENQRSSRSSVDDHFHTSDNSRRSRFRSRSPIHQRDTVENGKTSKGYRSRYSSEDKRSSSQNVLHLSPSNTNSNNATRMNKYSGASEIQRSPRTRDNIHWESISLTKDRCRPLTSTLKGFNFLNNVYGTYGIKMNLTWSQNITLHIRGTKLQRTRFRDDLAMFIDNEVVNNGIELSASASNGSDLQSLAFNRFDPNLPRSKDRLIKKIEHNLDLLQTYLGNAEALFVDITTNENKQTKISMKQANRSRKDLNIILMGQAGLRDGPKHLAEIKRLLKTLKNIDGDVINKAFIATITLHFNYIFSSYQHDNYPALIAEYKKSLKTNFSTNGPTEASNSSDGPAQVPANMPNEGAHQTATSDSTEASNSSDGPAQVPANIPIEGAHQAVTSDSTEALNSSDGPAQVPVNIPIEGTHQTATSDSTEASNKIYGPAQVPVNMPIESAHQTVTSDSTEASNSSDGPAQVPANIPIEGAHQAVTSDSTEALNSSDGPAQVPVNIPIEGTHQTATSDSTEASNKIYGPAQVPVNIPIESAHQTVTSDSTAASNSSDGPAQVPVNICVEGAHETVTSDSTEASNNLSGPAQVPANMPIECAHRTTTNYTIDSSTQPSIEGAQQVVAGN; encoded by the exons atGGAGAGCAATTTGAAACCGATGGATGATGAAATGCCCACGATTTGTCAGGAGAAAAAGGAAGAACTTTTGATATCAGATAGTGATGATGAGATTCAAATGTGGGTTGAAAAGCCAGTCGTCATTGATCTTACCTGTAGTTATGACGAAAACACACTGGATTGTAGTCATGCCGAAGTGGTAGAAATGGAAAGTAATGCAACTGATCCGAAAGTCATTGAAATTAAGATCGACAACGATGTGGGTAACCTTGGAAGTTGTTCTCTTCAAGATTCGGTGAACGCGTCTACTTTGCTACAGGACTTTATTAACATGGCTACTTCGACGTCATGCTCTTTGCGTGTTCGTACTGTTGAATCGCTTAATCAAGATCTTCTGAAATCTCATGCTGCTCCACTTCGCTCAACTGGTACATCGCCGGTCAATAGTGCCACTTCGTCTGGTGATGGGACTGCTACTTCACAATCTGAGCCGAAAGATGATACTCGTCTTGCAATCAAAAAACGTTCAATGTCGATTTCGTCTGAACGTATCGACGGCGAGAATCATAGCAAGAAAATTAGATTGAAATCGTGCGATCGATTCTATGATGCCACTGCTTTGAGAGACAATCCTAAGAAAAAATATGATGATCGTCGAATATCCGCGAAATCAATCAATCCAAAATCAGATTCGTTTAATTCAGAG AGAAACCAGCAAGGTACTCGTAGCCGTCGTCGTAGTCGTTTT ACTTACGAAAATTCTCATCACTCCCGCAATCACTCATCTCTAGTGTATCCAGGAAACACTAGCTCTACTTCGACGCATCTACACGCAAAGACATGTGAGGAAGATTCTCACTCTAGCCAGATGTCGTCTTCAGCTAAATCAAAGACCAATGCGTGGACAGACGAAGATAACAACGCTGCCAGTCAAAAGAGCAAACATTCTCAATTATCGGAGAATCAGCGATCGTCTCGCTCATCAGTCGACGACCATTTTCATACTTCTGATAACTCACGTCGCTCCCGTTTTCGCTCACGCTCCCCCATTCACCAGCGAGACActgtggaaaatggaaaaacctCAAAAGGATATCGTTCGCGATATTCTAGTGAGGACAAAAGAAGTAGTTCCCAAAACGTATTGCATCTGAGCCCAAGTAACACCAATAGCAACAATGCCACTCGAATGAACAAATATTCTGGAGCATCGGAAATTCAACGATCTCCTCGCACACGTGATAATATCCACTGGGAATCAATTTCATTAACAAAAGACAGATGCCGACCGTTAACATCAACTTTAAAGGgtttcaactttttaaataACGTTTACGGTACTTATGGTATTAAAATGAACCTGACTTGGTCGCAAAACATCACATTGCATATTCGGGGCACCAAACTTCAACGGACTAGATTCCGAGATGATTTAGCCATGTTTATCGATAATGAAGTTGTAAATAATGGCATCGAATTGTCGGCATCTGCTAGTAATGGCTCCGATCTGCAATCTCTAGCATTCAATAGATTCGATCCGAACTTGCCACGATCTAAAGACAGACTGATCAAAAAGATCGAACATAACTTGGATTTGCTGCAAACTTATCTGGGCAATGCTGAAGCTCTATTCGTTGATATTACGACcaacgaaaacaaacaaacgaagATCTCAATGAAGCAAGCCAATCGTTCACGAAAAGACTTGAACATTATTTTGATGGGACAAGCTGGCCTTCGAGATGGACCAAAGCATCTGGCTGAAATAAAACGATTGTTGAAGACTTTGAAGAATATTGATGGGGATGTCATAAACAAGGCATTCATTGCCACAATCACACTGCATTTCAACTACATATTTTCATCATACCAACACGACAACTATCCTGCGCTCATAGCAGAATACAAGAAGTCgctgaaaacaaatttttccacaaatgGCCCGACGGAAGCATCGAACAGCAGTGATGGACCAGCTCAAGTTCCGGCGAATATGCCGAATGAAGGTGCTCATCAAACGGCCACAAGTGACTCGACTGAAGCATCGAACAGCAGTGATGGACCAGCTCAAGTTCCGGCGAATATTCCGATTGAAGGTGCTCATCAAGCGGTCACAAGTGACTCGACTGAAGCATTGAACAGCAGTGATGGACCAGCTCAAGTTCCGGTGAATATACCGATTGAAGGTACTCATCAAACGGCCACAAGTGACTCGACTGAAGCATCGAACAAAATCTATGGACCAGCTCAAGTACCGGTGAATATGCCGATTGAAAGTGCTCATCAAACTGTCACAAGTGACTCGACTGAAGCATCGAACAGCAGTGATGGACCAGCTCAAGTTCCGGCGAATATTCCGATTGAAGGTGCTCATCAAGCGGTCACAAGTGACTCGACTGAAGCATTGAACAGCAGTGATGGACCAGCTCAAGTTCCGGTGAATATACCGATTGAAGGTACTCATCAAACGGCCACAAGTGACTCGACTGAAGCATCGAACAAAATCTATGGACCAGCTCAAGTACCGGTGAATATACCGATTGAAAGTGCTCATCAAACTGTCACAAGTGACTCGACTGCAGCATCGAACAGCAGTGATGGACCGGCTCAAGTTCCGGTCAATATTTGTGTTGAAGGTGCTCATGAAACGGTCACAAGTGACTCGACTGAGGCATCAAACAATCTCTCTGGACCAGCACAAGTTCCAGCAAATATGCCAATTGAATGTGCTCATCGAACAACAACGAACTACACTATAGATTCTTCGACCCAACCATCGATCGAAGGCGCACAACAAGTTGTTGCAGGCAATTAG
- the LOC119070015 gene encoding uncharacterized protein LOC119070015 isoform X1, translating into MESNLKPMDDEMPTICQEKKEELLISDSDDEIQMWVEKPVVIDLTCSYDENTLDCSHAEVVEMESNATDPKVIEIKIDNDVGNLGSCSLQDSVNASTLLQDFINMATSTSCSLRVRTVESLNQDLLKSHAAPLRSTGTSPVNSATSSGDGTATSQSEPKDDTRLAIKKRSMSISSERIDGENHSKKIRLKSCDRFYDATALRDNPKKKYDDRRISAKSINPKSDSFNSERNQQGTRSRRRSRFDTYENSHHSRNHSSLVYPGNTSSTSTHLHAKTCEEDSHSSQMSSSAKSKTNAWTDEDNNAASQKSKHSQLSENQRSSRSSVDDHFHTSDNSRRSRFRSRSPIHQRDTVENGKTSKGYRSRYSSEDKRSSSQNVLHLSPSNTNSNNATRMNKYSGASEIQRSPRTRDNIHWESISLTKDRCRPLTSTLKGFNFLNNVYGTYGIKMNLTWSQNITLHIRGTKLQRTRFRDDLAMFIDNEVVNNGIELSASASNGSDLQSLAFNRFDPNLPRSKDRLIKKIEHNLDLLQTYLGNAEALFVDITTNENKQTKISMKQANRSRKDLNIILMGQAGLRDGPKHLAEIKRLLKTLKNIDGDVINKAFIATITLHFNYIFSSYQHDNYPALIAEYKKSLKTNFSTNGPTEASNSSDGPAQVPANMPNEGAHQTATSDSTEASNSSDGPAQVPANIPIEGAHQAVTSDSTEALNSSDGPAQVPVNIPIEGTHQTATSDSTEASNKIYGPAQVPVNMPIESAHQTVTSDSTEASNSSDGPAQVPANIPIEGAHQAVTSDSTEALNSSDGPAQVPVNIPIEGTHQTATSDSTEASNKIYGPAQVPVNIPIESAHQTVTSDSTAASNSSDGPAQVPVNICVEGAHETVTSDSTEASNNLSGPAQVPANMPIECAHRTTTNYTIDSSTQPSIEGAQQVVAGN; encoded by the exons atGGAGAGCAATTTGAAACCGATGGATGATGAAATGCCCACGATTTGTCAGGAGAAAAAGGAAGAACTTTTGATATCAGATAGTGATGATGAGATTCAAATGTGGGTTGAAAAGCCAGTCGTCATTGATCTTACCTGTAGTTATGACGAAAACACACTGGATTGTAGTCATGCCGAAGTGGTAGAAATGGAAAGTAATGCAACTGATCCGAAAGTCATTGAAATTAAGATCGACAACGATGTGGGTAACCTTGGAAGTTGTTCTCTTCAAGATTCGGTGAACGCGTCTACTTTGCTACAGGACTTTATTAACATGGCTACTTCGACGTCATGCTCTTTGCGTGTTCGTACTGTTGAATCGCTTAATCAAGATCTTCTGAAATCTCATGCTGCTCCACTTCGCTCAACTGGTACATCGCCGGTCAATAGTGCCACTTCGTCTGGTGATGGGACTGCTACTTCACAATCTGAGCCGAAAGATGATACTCGTCTTGCAATCAAAAAACGTTCAATGTCGATTTCGTCTGAACGTATCGACGGCGAGAATCATAGCAAGAAAATTAGATTGAAATCGTGCGATCGATTCTATGATGCCACTGCTTTGAGAGACAATCCTAAGAAAAAATATGATGATCGTCGAATATCCGCGAAATCAATCAATCCAAAATCAGATTCGTTTAATTCAGAG AGAAACCAGCAAGGTACTCGTAGCCGTCGTCGTAGTCGTTTT GAT ACTTACGAAAATTCTCATCACTCCCGCAATCACTCATCTCTAGTGTATCCAGGAAACACTAGCTCTACTTCGACGCATCTACACGCAAAGACATGTGAGGAAGATTCTCACTCTAGCCAGATGTCGTCTTCAGCTAAATCAAAGACCAATGCGTGGACAGACGAAGATAACAACGCTGCCAGTCAAAAGAGCAAACATTCTCAATTATCGGAGAATCAGCGATCGTCTCGCTCATCAGTCGACGACCATTTTCATACTTCTGATAACTCACGTCGCTCCCGTTTTCGCTCACGCTCCCCCATTCACCAGCGAGACActgtggaaaatggaaaaacctCAAAAGGATATCGTTCGCGATATTCTAGTGAGGACAAAAGAAGTAGTTCCCAAAACGTATTGCATCTGAGCCCAAGTAACACCAATAGCAACAATGCCACTCGAATGAACAAATATTCTGGAGCATCGGAAATTCAACGATCTCCTCGCACACGTGATAATATCCACTGGGAATCAATTTCATTAACAAAAGACAGATGCCGACCGTTAACATCAACTTTAAAGGgtttcaactttttaaataACGTTTACGGTACTTATGGTATTAAAATGAACCTGACTTGGTCGCAAAACATCACATTGCATATTCGGGGCACCAAACTTCAACGGACTAGATTCCGAGATGATTTAGCCATGTTTATCGATAATGAAGTTGTAAATAATGGCATCGAATTGTCGGCATCTGCTAGTAATGGCTCCGATCTGCAATCTCTAGCATTCAATAGATTCGATCCGAACTTGCCACGATCTAAAGACAGACTGATCAAAAAGATCGAACATAACTTGGATTTGCTGCAAACTTATCTGGGCAATGCTGAAGCTCTATTCGTTGATATTACGACcaacgaaaacaaacaaacgaagATCTCAATGAAGCAAGCCAATCGTTCACGAAAAGACTTGAACATTATTTTGATGGGACAAGCTGGCCTTCGAGATGGACCAAAGCATCTGGCTGAAATAAAACGATTGTTGAAGACTTTGAAGAATATTGATGGGGATGTCATAAACAAGGCATTCATTGCCACAATCACACTGCATTTCAACTACATATTTTCATCATACCAACACGACAACTATCCTGCGCTCATAGCAGAATACAAGAAGTCgctgaaaacaaatttttccacaaatgGCCCGACGGAAGCATCGAACAGCAGTGATGGACCAGCTCAAGTTCCGGCGAATATGCCGAATGAAGGTGCTCATCAAACGGCCACAAGTGACTCGACTGAAGCATCGAACAGCAGTGATGGACCAGCTCAAGTTCCGGCGAATATTCCGATTGAAGGTGCTCATCAAGCGGTCACAAGTGACTCGACTGAAGCATTGAACAGCAGTGATGGACCAGCTCAAGTTCCGGTGAATATACCGATTGAAGGTACTCATCAAACGGCCACAAGTGACTCGACTGAAGCATCGAACAAAATCTATGGACCAGCTCAAGTACCGGTGAATATGCCGATTGAAAGTGCTCATCAAACTGTCACAAGTGACTCGACTGAAGCATCGAACAGCAGTGATGGACCAGCTCAAGTTCCGGCGAATATTCCGATTGAAGGTGCTCATCAAGCGGTCACAAGTGACTCGACTGAAGCATTGAACAGCAGTGATGGACCAGCTCAAGTTCCGGTGAATATACCGATTGAAGGTACTCATCAAACGGCCACAAGTGACTCGACTGAAGCATCGAACAAAATCTATGGACCAGCTCAAGTACCGGTGAATATACCGATTGAAAGTGCTCATCAAACTGTCACAAGTGACTCGACTGCAGCATCGAACAGCAGTGATGGACCGGCTCAAGTTCCGGTCAATATTTGTGTTGAAGGTGCTCATGAAACGGTCACAAGTGACTCGACTGAGGCATCAAACAATCTCTCTGGACCAGCACAAGTTCCAGCAAATATGCCAATTGAATGTGCTCATCGAACAACAACGAACTACACTATAGATTCTTCGACCCAACCATCGATCGAAGGCGCACAACAAGTTGTTGCAGGCAATTAG